A genomic region of Chelonia mydas isolate rCheMyd1 chromosome 9, rCheMyd1.pri.v2, whole genome shotgun sequence contains the following coding sequences:
- the AMER3 gene encoding APC membrane recruitment protein 3 — translation MELRRGKTFIKSSLQPTSEKAPLVDVIPTDKDDLGKDKRVAVEGIKSDVVLPARLATHKNDRFSNTTTRSGASENILAPSGSSYKLVRKSKTHDCVIGVDKTERCSHSDKAYKEGFSAPERSKGRLVNSSSFSGVGSTLNSSGKKESMFSPSQSTCSSQQMIDYRNFVPQMPFVPAVAKSIPRKRISLKRSTKGLRDIFHMKKNKPESLTLLVEKGKRLPSPAWKSELSGRLGKYLFKPRETFAADCLAQDLSDSEMQSDSSYDYCNALCEDVASLKSFDSLTGCGEIFADESSAHLELESSKEVLVRRSKHKESPALGSFQGGVEQLASPAQNEAADFVKFWDNINKSVRLHQSTLFDRKLLKIPSPDLEKTKHEAAASVTDLLVSPDKDPHSSKESSIDTGTPKSDHQESTSTSDEGYYDSFSPGQDDEMKEAQTPGVPGRFPRDSYSGDALYELFYDPNEAKISPVLDDELCMSESISEQAIEIPLSIYSFHVGAEENMASQPAVDIISQGFLHSTWKGKECLLKLCDTELSLTMGIINWLRKNPGLVSPTDPIRSPESQLEKSGDPLVSCSPSPCRSEHIAAEEEKQTKGETDISNPNSSLADNNDMSQTCLGGVAEKDQKEVSWPHTANGHSQVTEENCPEDSCTESGLQEANSTSGNVPRSQAIGDTVGTSLSEKEKMPVSGECKEPGDKAPLMGDLSMEPACQSSQNPSLNDSQEVESCYSYMTAATSPVDSLETAVGNKTIYHSLSISCDKPMQPLTLRHFQNYISPTQRESDTTIVQLLERCVTQVASLKISYENKHLEDKCIGNEMNNIICKMSQYKNKILLQNECNCITQSLEYPGLPLTNQDNYETSLKASNPYQLKQNKELICSKDQKHRTNILDHMSQVTGNKINFEYAQLNNQALSYIKDFRLEPSPSDSNSMTPLTRPTFLPLFNSVCSAVPSDFSQTCTNRSLDKPLQSNESKQCSTTSCSYTEGYYQGLSEGATLPSNPEVRTQTEQGLARTINDTPL, via the coding sequence ATGGAGCTAAGGAGAGGAAAGACCTTCATAAAATCGAGTTTGCAGCCGACTTCTGAGAAAGCGCCATTGGTGGACGTGATTCCTACAGACAAGGATGATCTAGGAAAAGACAAAAGGGTAGCAGTCGAGGGGATCAAAAGTGATGTGGTCCTACCGGCAAGATTGGCCACACACAAAAATGACCGATTTTCTAATACAACAACAAGGAGCGGGGCAAGTGAAAACATCTTAGCACCATCTGGGTCTTCCTACAAACTGGTAAGAAAAAGTAAAACCCATGACTGTGTGATAGGGGTAGACAAAACAGAACGATGCAGCCACAGTGATAAAGCTTACAAGGAGGGCTTTTCAGCTCCAGAAAGAAGTAAAGGGCGACTCGTCAACAGCAGCAGCTTTTCCGGGGTGGGGAGCACCCTGAATTCTAGTGGTAAGAAAGAGTCCATGTTCAGCCCAAGCCAGTCCACTTGCAGCAGTCAGCAGATGATAGATTACAGAAACTTTGTGCCACAGATGCCTTTTGTACCAGCTGTAGCAAAAAGCATTCCCAGGAAGAGGATTTCCCTTAAGAGATCTACAAAAGGGCTCCGGGATATATTTcacatgaaaaaaaacaaaccagagagCCTAACACTGCTAGTTGAGAAGGGCAAGAGGCTGCCTTCTCCAGCATGGAAGAGTGAGCTGTCAGGCAGGCTTGGGAAGTATCTTTTCAAACCCAGAGAAACCTTTGCAGCTGACTGTTTGGCACAAGACCTCTCTGACAGCGAAATGCAGTCTGATTCCTCCTATGACTACTGCAATGCTCTGTGTGAAGATGTCGCTTCTCTGAAGAGCTTTGACTCTCTCACTGGATGTGGGGAAATCTTTGCAGATGAGAGCTCTGCTCATTtggagctggagagcagcaaagAAGTGCTGGTGAGGCGATCCAAGCACAAAGAGAGCCCTGCCCTGGGGTCTTTTCAAGGGGGGGTGGAACAGCTGGCATCCCCTGCCCAAAATGAAGCAGCTGACTTTGTGAAATTTTGGGACAACATCAACAAGTCGGTGCGATTACATCAGAGCACGTTATTTGATAGGAAGTTGTTGAAGATACCCAGTCCTGATTTGGAAAAGACTAAACATGAAGCTGCTGCTTCAGTGACTGACCTGCTGGTGTCACCTGATAAAGATCCTCACAGTTCCAAAGAAAGCTCCATAGATACAGGGACACCAAAAAGTGACCACCAAGAATCCACCTCCACCAGTGATGAAGGATACTATGATTCATTCTCTCCCGGGCAGGATGATGAAATGAAGGAGGCTCAGACTCCTGGGGTTCCAGGTAGATTTCCAAGAGACAGTTACAGTGGCGATGCACTTTATGAACTATTCTATGATCCTAATGAAGCCAAAATAAGCCCAGTCCTAGACGATGAGCTGTGTATGTCAGAAAGCATTTCAGAACAGGCCATTGAAATCCCTTTGTCAATTTACAGCTTTCATGTGGGAGCAGAGGAGAATATGGCTTCACAGCCAGCTGTTGACATCATTAGCCAAGGGTTTCTTCACAGCACATGGAAAGGTAAGGAATGCTTGTTAAAGCTCTGTGATACTGAACTTTCACTGACCATGGGGATAATAAACTGGCTGCGAAAAAACCCAGGGTTGGTTTCCCCCACAGACCCGATTAGGAGTCCCGAATCACAGCTGGAAAAAAGTGGTGATCCATTGGTCTCCTGTAGTCCCAGTCCATGCCGGAGTGAGCACATAGCAGCtgaggaggaaaaacaaaccaaaggagaAACTGATATTTCTAATCCAAATTCTTCTTTGGCTGATAACAATGACATGTCCCAGACGTGTTTAGGGGGCGTGGCTGAAAAAGACCAAAAGGAAGTTTCTTGGCCTCATACAGCTAATGGGCATTCTCAGGTAACGGAGGAAAACTGCCCTGAGGACTCGTGTACTGAATCTGGGCTTCAGGAAGCCAACAGCACTTCAGGTAATGTGCCAAGATCACAAGCTATTGGAGACACTGTAGGGACCAGTttgtctgaaaaagagaagatgCCAGTTTCAGGAGAATGCAAGGAACCTGGAGATAAAGCCCCATTAATGGGTGACCTGAGCATGGAGCCTGCTTGCCAGAGCTCTCAAAATCCTTCGCTAAATGATAGCCAGGAAGTGGAATCCTGTTATTCTTATATGACTGCAGCAACTTCCCCAGTAGATTCCCTAGAGACAGCAGTTGGCAATAAAACAATATATCATTCTTTGTCTATTTCCTGCGACAAGCCAATGCAGCCTCTTACTCTGAGACACTTTCAAAACTACATCAGCCCCACACAAAGGGAAAGTGACACTACTATAGTGCAGCTTCTGGAACGTTGTGTCACTCAAGTTGCATCCTTAAAAATCAGCTATGAAAACAAACATCTGGAAGACAAATGCATCGGGAATGAAATGAACAACATAATTTGTAAGATGTCtcaatacaaaaacaaaatattgttgcAAAATGAATGCAACTGTATCACCCAGAGTTTAGAATACCCTGGTCTCCCTCTCACAAACCAAGATAATTATGAGACAAGCCTCAAAGCCAGTAATCCATATCAGTTGAAACAAAATAAGGAACTAATTTGTTCTAAAGatcagaaacacagaacaaatatcCTAGATCATATGAGTCAGGTCACCGGGAATAAGATAAATTTTGAATATGCCCAGCTAAATAATCAAGCCCTCTCTTACATAAAAGACTTTAGACTTGAACCCAGTCCAAGTGACTCTAACAGCATGACACCCCTTACTAGGCCAACATTTTTACCTCTCTTCAACTCCGTTTGCTCGGCTGTACCCAGTGATTTTTCCCAAACCTGCACAAACAGGTCACTGGACAAACCATTGCAAAGTAATGAATCTAAGCAGTGCAGCACAACCTCATGCAGTTACACAGAGGGATACTACCAAGGTCTATCTGAAGGGGCCACTCTTCCTAGTAACCCAGAGGTGAGAAcacagacagagcagggactggcaAGAACCATCAATGACACACCACTGTAA